A stretch of Pristiophorus japonicus isolate sPriJap1 chromosome 12, sPriJap1.hap1, whole genome shotgun sequence DNA encodes these proteins:
- the trib3 gene encoding tribbles homolog 3, with the protein MSVNAPSSLPSHPARLKRLDFDDADDPDLPKCKRARLSQLSIPALSPCLGSPSPTPSSSDDDNSASRIGPYLLLNPTEANNCYRAVHTHTEQDYICKVFAMKRYSEVIAPYARLPPHPHVGQMAEVIAGDRKAYVLFQHGHGDMHSYVRTCKRLREEEAATLFGQMVGAVAHCHDHGIVLRDLKLRKFVFTDRMRNKLRLENLEDACVLKGEDDSLMDKHGCPAYVGPEILNTKQSYSGKAADVWSLGVVLYTMLVGRYPFQDTEPAALFGKIRRGFYTVPDNISPKAKCLIRCLLRRNPAERLTANEILDHPWFSSNFNVTFNAGSGPSTDQLVPDSYREDTDNL; encoded by the exons ATGAGTGTGAACGCCCCGAGCTCGCTGCCCTCTCACCCCGCCAGGCTGAAGAGGTTAGACTTTGACGATGCTGATGATCCCGACCTCCCCAAATGTAAGCGGGCCCGTCTGAGTCAGCTGTCCATCCCGGCCTTGTCGCCGTGCCTTGGCTCACCATCCCCAACCCCGTCGTCCTCCGATGATGACAACAGCGCGTCCCGCATCGGACCGTACCTCCTGCTCAATCCCACGGAGGCGAATAACTGCTACAGGGCCGTCCACACACACACGGAGCAGGACTACATCTGCAAG GTGTTTGCGATGAAGCGCTACAGCGAGGTGATTGCGCCCTACGCCCGCCTCCCGCCTCACCCGCACGTGGGGCAGATGGCCGAGGTGATCGCGGGGGACCGCAAGGCCTACGTGCTCTTCCAGCACGGCCACGGTGACATGCACTCGTACGTGCGCACCTGCAAGCGGCTCCGCGAGGAGGAGGCTGCCACGCTCTTCGGGCAGATGGTCGGGGCGGTGGCCCACTGCCACGACCACGGGATCGTGCTCCGAGACCTCAAGCTGCGCAAGTTCGTCTTCACCGACAGGATGAG AAACAAACTGAGGCTGGAAaatctggaagatgcctgtgtcctGAAGGGGGAGGACGATTCCTTGATGGACAAGCACGGCTGCCCCGCCTACGTGGGGCCCGAGATCCTCAACACCAAGCAGTCGTACTCTGGGAAAGCCGCAGATGTCTGGAGCCTGGGCGTGGTCCTTTACACCATGCTGGTGGGCCGCTACCCGTTCCAGGACACGGAGCCCGCCGCCCTCTTCGGCAAGATCCGCCGCGGGTTCTACACCGTCCCTGACAACATCTCTCCGAAAGCCAAGTGCCTGATCCGCTGCCTGCTGCGGAGGAACCCGGCGGAAAGGTTGACGGCCAACGAGATCCTGGACCATCCCTGGTTCAGCTCCAACTTCAACGTGACCTTCAACGCCGGCTCGGGACCGTCGACCGACCAGCTGGTCCCAGATAGTTACAGGGAGGACACGGACAATTTGTAG